Proteins encoded together in one Astatotilapia calliptera unplaced genomic scaffold, fAstCal1.2 U_scaffold_188, whole genome shotgun sequence window:
- the LOC113017698 gene encoding calcium-binding and coiled-coil domain-containing protein 2-like: protein MDPREHQQGINNFAASPSRSGRPLTARGKPDMTRSIGASSVQRTLQENSDLHAKIKQIEEEKLQLEEKCRQLEARNQELEKQQQRQPCTKIISEAWEVMFGEAREKILVLMKENKTKSAELKETSAQLQRANATIGEMQRDLQNMEQKNQALQGTLDEAMEQTAQILGQKKEGVTQMQDQLKGIKKKYEVLKVRLDETECKNKELLQEKEQQEEEKKRILQDLERRNEQLEKMHEEKQQQNTDKCNLLKEMEQRCQKLEKEVEETTDQLRTLILEKKVVVEKLMEKKKKRFRFFWRRDTPAFSTFSIFSTADVTSSPSTSVPS, encoded by the coding sequence ATGGATCCACGAGAACACCAACAAGGAATAAACAATTTTGCTGCCTCTCCTTCGAGGTCTGGCCGGCCACTCACTGCAAGAGGTAAGCCTGATATGACACGATCCATTGGTGCCTCATCAGTCCAAAGGACATTACAGGAAAACTCCGACCTACatgcaaaaattaaacaaattgaaGAAGAGAAGCTTCAACTGGAGGAGAAGTGCAGACAATTGGAAGCACGAAATCAAGagctggaaaaacaacagcaacgcCAGCCTTGCACAAAAATTATTAGTGAGGCCTGGGAAGTAATGTTTGGTGAAGCACGAGAGAAGATTTTGGTcctgatgaaggaaaacaagacaaagagTGCTGAATTAAAAGAAACGTCTGCCCAGCTTCAACGCGCGAATGCTACTATTGGGGAGATGCAAAGGGATCTCCAAAACATGGAGCAAAAGAATCAGGCGCTCCAAGGAACGCTTGATGAAGCTATGGAACAAACTGCACAAATCCTCGGACAGAAAAAGGAAGGGGTCACACAAATGCAGGACCAACTCAAAGGCATAAAGAAAAAATACGAAGTGCTGAAAGTCAGGCTGGATGAAACAGAGTGCAAAAATAAAGAGCTTCTTCAAGAGAAAGagcaacaggaagaagaaaaaaaacgtatTCTCCAGGACTTGGAGAGAAGAAATGAGCAGTTAGAAAAGATGCAcgaggaaaaacaacagcaaaatacaGATAAGTGCAATCTATTAAAAGAAATGGAGCAAAGATGCCAGAAACTTGAGAAGGAAGTTGAAGAAACAACCGATCAGCTGAGAACCCTCATCctagagaaaaaagtggtcgTGGAAAAGCtcatggaaaagaagaaaaaacgttTCCGCTTCTTCTGGAGGAGGGACACTCctgctttttctactttttctattttttctactgCAGATGTCACCTCGTCTCCCTCCACCTCTGTTCCATCTTAA